From Candidatus Leptovillus gracilis, the proteins below share one genomic window:
- a CDS encoding TetR/AcrR family transcriptional regulator, translating into MNLRPTNDPFSDNILLDQIDDGQRTERRDAAANRLLILQTAEALFAERGVPAVNMADIAQAAGVGKGTLYRRFASKAELCLGLMDEQMSAFQNQMLSQFRQMTAGSVPYMTQLEFFLDALVRFTEIHAPLLSEVQRAGLIQEDHHTELPHFWQYMTVNGLLQTAVKAGEIPEALDVAYLSDAILAPVTADIFQFQRQVRGFSIERISEGLRVLVSGLRFCE; encoded by the coding sequence ATGAACTTACGCCCAACAAACGATCCGTTTTCAGACAACATCCTTTTAGATCAAATTGACGACGGACAGAGAACAGAACGGCGCGACGCAGCGGCCAACCGCCTCCTCATTCTGCAGACGGCCGAAGCGCTTTTCGCCGAGCGTGGCGTACCCGCCGTCAACATGGCCGACATTGCCCAGGCGGCCGGCGTGGGCAAAGGCACGCTGTACCGCCGCTTCGCCAGCAAAGCGGAATTATGCCTGGGGCTGATGGATGAACAGATGTCGGCTTTCCAAAACCAGATGCTCAGCCAGTTCCGCCAAATGACGGCCGGCAGTGTACCCTACATGACCCAACTTGAGTTTTTCCTGGACGCTTTGGTGCGCTTTACGGAAATCCACGCGCCGCTGCTGAGCGAAGTGCAGCGAGCCGGGCTGATTCAAGAGGATCACCACACCGAGCTGCCCCACTTCTGGCAATACATGACGGTGAATGGGCTGCTGCAAACGGCCGTGAAAGCCGGCGAAATCCCTGAGGCTTTGGACGTAGCCTACCTGTCCGACGCCATTTTAGCCCCGGTAACAGCAGACATTTTTCAATTTCAGCGCCAGGTACGGGGGTTTTCTATCGAGCGAATCAGCGAAGGGCTGCGCGTTCTGGTCAGCGGCCTGCGCTTTTGCGAGTAA
- a CDS encoding SDR family oxidoreductase produces the protein MKIALFGGSRGVGRRAMEQALTLGHEVRALLRQPDGFDFTHPGLTIIQGNVLQPDDVAACLAGTDAVVCSLGGTSNNPGNVVSTGTGNIIAAMQASGLKRLVVVSSIGVGDSKDQVPLAFKMLMKTVLKAAMEEKEKQEDLVRASGLDWVIVRPGGLTDGPLTGSYAAGTEKTIKAGQVSRADVADFVLKQLTDDTFLHQAPAIS, from the coding sequence ATGAAAATTGCACTTTTCGGCGGCAGCCGCGGCGTGGGGCGTCGGGCGATGGAACAGGCGTTGACGCTGGGCCACGAAGTCCGGGCGCTGCTGCGCCAGCCCGACGGATTCGACTTCACCCACCCTGGTCTTACCATCATCCAGGGCAATGTATTACAGCCCGACGACGTGGCCGCTTGTCTGGCGGGAACCGACGCGGTGGTATGCAGCCTGGGGGGCACGTCCAACAATCCGGGCAATGTGGTCTCAACCGGAACCGGCAACATCATTGCCGCGATGCAGGCCAGCGGCCTGAAGCGGCTGGTGGTGGTCAGCTCCATCGGCGTGGGCGACAGCAAAGATCAGGTTCCTTTGGCATTCAAAATGCTGATGAAAACGGTGCTCAAAGCGGCGATGGAGGAAAAAGAGAAGCAAGAGGACCTGGTGCGCGCCAGCGGGTTAGATTGGGTGATTGTGCGGCCGGGTGGCCTGACCGATGGTCCGCTTACGGGCAGCTATGCCGCCGGCACGGAAAAAACGATTAAGGCGGGGCAAGTGTCTCGCGCTGATGTGGCCGATTTCGTGCTGAAGCAGTTGACCGACGACACCTTTTTGCATCAGGCTCCGGCCATTTCCTAA
- a CDS encoding histone deacetylase produces MSTLLVYAPALSHTKPYHPESHHRLATTMTYLEKYGVLPDLTPLEPMAATIEQLMRVHTPNLIEQIQQTSWQGGGLLDHGDTYATADSFRLARLAVGGCCEAVDKIMTGQAKNGLALVRPPGHHAGSNQVGGFCLLNNTAVAARQAQEVHGAKRVAIVDFDVHHGNGTQEIFYLDDSVLFVSTHLFAPFFYPGIGLSHEVGAGHGFGFTLNVPLPPFVGDTGYYQIMKELVLPKVFTFQPDLILVSAGFDAHWQDPLAQGGLSLIGYAQICRYLMQMADALCNGRILFILEGGYELNVLNNGILNTIYALLRRDEIRDTIGPMPQQEQDVTDLLRQLRDRHLLN; encoded by the coding sequence ATGAGTACCTTGCTGGTTTACGCCCCGGCGTTATCCCATACCAAACCTTATCACCCGGAAAGTCACCACCGGTTAGCCACCACAATGACCTATCTGGAGAAGTATGGCGTTTTGCCAGACCTGACGCCATTGGAGCCGATGGCGGCTACCATAGAGCAGTTGATGCGTGTGCATACACCCAACCTTATCGAACAGATTCAGCAGACTTCCTGGCAGGGTGGCGGCTTGTTGGACCATGGCGATACCTACGCAACGGCCGATAGTTTTCGGCTGGCGCGGCTGGCGGTGGGTGGCTGCTGTGAAGCGGTGGATAAGATTATGACCGGGCAGGCGAAAAATGGCTTGGCGCTGGTGCGACCGCCTGGCCACCATGCCGGGTCGAATCAGGTGGGTGGCTTTTGTTTGTTGAACAATACGGCCGTTGCCGCCCGGCAGGCGCAAGAAGTGCATGGCGCGAAACGAGTGGCTATTGTTGATTTTGACGTTCATCACGGCAATGGGACACAGGAGATTTTTTATCTGGATGATTCGGTCTTGTTTGTCTCGACGCACCTGTTTGCGCCATTTTTTTATCCGGGCATTGGCTTGTCGCATGAGGTAGGCGCGGGGCATGGCTTTGGATTCACGCTGAATGTGCCGCTGCCTCCTTTTGTTGGCGATACTGGCTACTACCAGATTATGAAGGAATTGGTGCTGCCCAAAGTCTTCACCTTCCAACCGGATTTGATTCTGGTTTCAGCCGGTTTTGACGCCCATTGGCAAGACCCTTTGGCGCAGGGGGGGTTGAGTTTGATAGGTTATGCCCAAATTTGCCGCTATCTGATGCAGATGGCCGATGCGTTGTGTAACGGCCGTATCCTCTTCATCCTTGAGGGTGGCTATGAACTTAACGTTCTGAACAACGGCATTCTCAATACCATTTACGCGTTGCTGCGCCGTGACGAAATACGCGACACCATCGGCCCTATGCCCCAGCAAGAACAAGACGTGACTGATCTACTACGCCAACTGCGCGACCGTCACTTGCTTAATTGA
- a CDS encoding polyisoprenoid-binding protein: MNWQIDYSHSYIYFTARHMMISKVRGRFEKWEGSVAFDENNLEATAVSVTVDLASLNTRDERRDGHLVSPDFFNVAEFPHMTFQSTRVEKIDDKTGKLYGDLTIRGITKPVVLDVEYAGQAKSPWGAVSSGFSASGSINRTDWDLTWNQALETGGMLVGEKINIEIELELVQQPEAVAA, translated from the coding sequence ATGAACTGGCAAATTGATTACTCACATTCATATATCTATTTTACGGCGCGGCACATGATGATTTCGAAGGTACGCGGCCGTTTTGAAAAATGGGAAGGCAGTGTGGCTTTTGATGAAAACAATTTGGAGGCTACGGCCGTCTCCGTCACCGTAGACCTTGCCAGCCTCAACACCCGCGATGAACGGCGCGACGGCCACCTGGTTTCGCCAGATTTCTTTAACGTCGCCGAGTTCCCGCACATGACCTTCCAAAGCACTCGTGTCGAGAAAATTGACGATAAGACGGGTAAACTGTATGGCGACCTGACGATTCGCGGCATCACCAAACCGGTGGTATTGGACGTGGAATACGCCGGCCAGGCCAAAAGCCCGTGGGGAGCCGTCAGCAGCGGCTTTTCCGCTTCGGGCAGCATCAACCGCACAGATTGGGACCTGACCTGGAACCAGGCATTGGAAACCGGCGGCATGTTGGTCGGCGAAAAAATCAATATCGAGATTGAACTGGAACTGGTGCAGCAGCCGGAAGCCGTAGCGGCCTAA
- a CDS encoding sodium-translocating pyrophosphatase, giving the protein MAQEAASGRAALPWLWWLGPIGAIIALGYAFYFYRQVMGYSEGTPRMIEIAQAVREGAMAYLSRQYRVVAIVFGALFLVFLLMSFLKLQNPIVPFAFITGGLFSALCGFFGMKTATNASARTAHAASQSLNNGLQVALRAGAVMGLVVVGFALLDITVWFLILYYGFPAVLPNSFVSVAANPLPTITATMLSFGMGASTQALFARVGGGIFTKAADVGADLVGKVEAGIPEDDPRNPATIADNVGDNVGDVAGMGADLYESYAGSILATSALGVAAVATSGAVLEGLTVMEMQLRYLSAPIALAAVGVVLSIMAIYLVRADEGASQVELIGALSRGLYGSSIGIAVLALPILYVLGLPNWWQVWTAVIIGLIVGIIVGKATEYYTSHAFKPTRRIAAQAETSSATALIEGLAVGMESNGIPVIAIVFGIAVSFYIVGGSSNILMGLYGVGIAAVGMLSTLGFTLATDAYGPIADNAGGNAEMSDLDPKVRDRTDQLDAVGNTTAAIGKGFAIGSAALTSLALLAAYLEEIRLVLTELRHIETIEIAGRTVAVATMTMEDFMVYYNVTLLNPSVLIGLFLGSATAFYFSALTMRAVGRAAGGMVEEVRRQFREDPGILAGTSRPDYARCVDISTVSAQREMVLPSVIAIAVPVVVGILFGVAGVLGLLSGGLAAGFALAIMMANAGGSWDNAKKYIEEGHHGGKGSQAHKAAIVGDTVGDPFKDTSGPSLNILIKLMSMVSVVFAGLVVAFAGGQGLLYMLVNGG; this is encoded by the coding sequence ATGGCGCAAGAGGCTGCTTCTGGTCGCGCAGCCTTACCCTGGCTGTGGTGGCTGGGCCCAATTGGCGCAATCATCGCGCTGGGTTACGCTTTTTATTTTTATCGCCAGGTGATGGGCTACAGTGAGGGTACCCCGCGCATGATCGAAATTGCCCAGGCAGTTCGTGAAGGCGCTATGGCTTATTTATCTCGCCAATATCGGGTTGTGGCGATTGTTTTTGGCGCTTTATTTCTAGTGTTTTTGCTCATGTCGTTTCTGAAGCTGCAAAATCCCATCGTGCCGTTTGCCTTTATCACCGGCGGCTTGTTCTCGGCGTTGTGTGGCTTTTTTGGTATGAAAACGGCGACCAATGCCTCGGCCCGCACTGCCCACGCTGCCAGCCAAAGTCTGAACAATGGCCTGCAAGTTGCTTTACGCGCCGGGGCTGTCATGGGTCTGGTGGTGGTCGGTTTTGCCCTGCTAGACATTACCGTTTGGTTTCTGATTTTGTATTATGGCTTCCCGGCCGTGCTGCCCAACAGTTTTGTTAGTGTGGCGGCCAACCCGCTGCCCACCATCACCGCGACGATGCTCAGTTTTGGCATGGGCGCGTCTACACAGGCGTTGTTTGCGCGGGTAGGCGGCGGCATCTTCACCAAGGCGGCCGATGTCGGCGCGGACCTGGTGGGCAAGGTGGAAGCCGGTATCCCTGAAGATGACCCACGTAACCCGGCGACCATCGCCGACAACGTGGGCGACAACGTGGGTGACGTGGCCGGCATGGGCGCGGACCTGTATGAATCTTACGCCGGGTCTATTTTGGCGACATCGGCGCTGGGGGTGGCGGCGGTGGCGACATCTGGGGCTGTGTTGGAAGGCTTAACCGTCATGGAGATGCAGCTTCGTTACCTGTCGGCGCCCATTGCGCTGGCGGCCGTGGGCGTTGTGTTGTCTATCATGGCGATCTATCTGGTACGGGCGGACGAAGGTGCGTCGCAGGTGGAGTTGATTGGCGCGTTGAGCCGGGGGCTGTATGGCAGTTCCATCGGTATCGCCGTTTTGGCCCTGCCGATTTTGTATGTTTTGGGGCTGCCGAATTGGTGGCAGGTGTGGACGGCCGTTATCATCGGCCTCATCGTCGGTATCATCGTGGGCAAAGCCACCGAGTATTACACCTCCCATGCCTTCAAACCCACCCGCCGCATCGCCGCCCAGGCCGAAACAAGCTCGGCCACCGCCTTGATTGAAGGTCTGGCGGTGGGCATGGAATCCAACGGCATCCCGGTCATCGCCATTGTTTTTGGCATTGCCGTCAGCTTCTACATTGTTGGCGGCAGCAGCAACATCCTCATGGGCCTTTATGGCGTGGGCATTGCCGCCGTTGGGATGCTTTCCACCCTCGGCTTCACCCTGGCCACAGACGCCTACGGCCCCATCGCCGACAACGCCGGTGGCAACGCCGAAATGTCTGACCTGGACCCCAAAGTCCGCGACCGTACAGATCAGCTAGACGCGGTGGGCAACACCACAGCCGCCATTGGCAAGGGGTTTGCCATTGGCTCGGCGGCCTTAACCTCCCTGGCGCTTCTGGCAGCCTATTTGGAAGAAATTCGCCTGGTGCTGACTGAACTGCGCCATATCGAAACGATAGAAATTGCCGGACGAACTGTGGCTGTAGCCACTATGACCATGGAAGATTTTATGGTCTACTACAATGTGACGCTGCTCAATCCGTCCGTGCTGATTGGCTTATTTCTCGGGTCGGCCACCGCCTTCTACTTCTCGGCCCTGACCATGCGTGCCGTAGGCCGGGCGGCCGGCGGCATGGTGGAAGAAGTTCGCCGCCAATTCCGTGAAGACCCTGGCATCCTGGCCGGTACGTCTCGCCCCGATTATGCCCGTTGTGTAGACATCAGTACCGTTTCTGCCCAGCGCGAAATGGTGCTGCCTTCGGTCATCGCCATTGCCGTGCCGGTTGTCGTGGGGATTTTATTTGGCGTGGCCGGCGTGTTAGGGCTGTTATCTGGTGGTCTGGCGGCCGGGTTTGCGCTGGCAATTATGATGGCTAACGCCGGTGGTTCCTGGGATAACGCCAAAAAATATATCGAGGAAGGGCATCATGGTGGCAAAGGGTCGCAGGCGCACAAAGCGGCCATCGTTGGCGATACTGTCGGCGATCCGTTTAAGGACACCTCTGGCCCCTCGTTGAATATTCTGATTAAATTGATGTCCATGGTCTCTGTTGTTTTTGCCGGTTTGGTGGTCGCTTTTGCCGGTGGCCAAGGTTTGCTTTATATGTTGGTGAATGGTGGCTAG
- a CDS encoding VOC family protein, producing the protein MTHQLPSTAHMGRVALTVADLSRSLAYYQEQIGLQLLAREGETAVLGASQRPLLVLQGQPGAQPTRQNSGLYHFALLLPSRLALAQTLYHFIQSQTAIGGASDHGVSEALYLTDPDGHGIEIYHDRPRAEWPMANGRLAMTTEPFDVDGVLGELSADTAVWSGLPANTLMGHIHLHVSQLRPAVDFYTTILGFDLVMYHGGTAAFVAAGGYHHHLGLNTWAGVGAPPPTPDKARLLWYEILLSDETAVDALAGRLTAAGMGYDWNGRVLHLQDPSANHLRIHAG; encoded by the coding sequence ATGACCCACCAACTCCCCTCCACCGCTCATATGGGCCGCGTCGCTCTAACCGTAGCCGACTTGTCCCGTTCGCTGGCTTATTACCAGGAGCAAATTGGGCTGCAACTGCTGGCGCGCGAAGGGGAAACGGCCGTACTAGGCGCATCCCAACGCCCGCTGCTGGTTTTACAGGGCCAACCCGGCGCACAGCCGACCCGCCAAAACAGTGGCCTCTACCACTTTGCCCTGCTGCTGCCGTCGCGGCTGGCCCTGGCGCAAACCCTCTACCATTTCATTCAATCCCAAACGGCCATCGGCGGCGCGTCTGATCATGGCGTCAGCGAGGCGTTGTACCTGACCGACCCTGACGGGCACGGTATTGAGATTTACCATGACCGGCCGCGCGCTGAGTGGCCGATGGCTAACGGCCGTTTGGCGATGACCACCGAGCCATTCGACGTGGATGGGGTATTGGGCGAACTGTCGGCGGATACGGCCGTCTGGTCTGGTTTGCCCGCCAACACACTGATGGGCCATATTCACCTGCATGTCAGCCAGCTTCGGCCGGCGGTTGATTTTTATACTACCATTCTGGGCTTTGACCTGGTGATGTATCATGGCGGTACGGCCGCTTTTGTCGCCGCGGGTGGCTATCACCACCACCTGGGGTTGAACACCTGGGCCGGCGTTGGCGCGCCCCCGCCCACACCAGACAAGGCCCGGTTGCTGTGGTATGAAATACTCTTGTCGGATGAAACGGCCGTAGATGCCCTGGCTGGACGATTAACAGCCGCGGGTATGGGTTATGACTGGAACGGCCGTGTCCTCCACCTGCAAGACCCCTCCGCCAACCACCTCCGCATCCACGCCGGCTAA
- the acs gene encoding acetate--CoA ligase encodes MADDKQMVGEVYYPAPEVVAQAHIRDYDKVHAEASADLSKFWGKIAAENFEWYQPWERTLDDDNAPFYKWYKGAKVNIIHNALDRHMRTAVRNKAALIFEGEAGDTRVYTYQQLNYEVCKFASVLRSMGVHKGDCVTIYMGRIPELVIAMLACAKVGAMHSVVYGGFSTEALHERIDDSRSKVLITCDGAWLRGTIIELKKIANEAAERSEMVQSIICVKRTGTAVDMVDGRDYWYHDLMALAIADPHAATEVMDAEDPLFILYTSGTTGKPKAILHTHGGYMVWTATTLKWVFDIKPEDVWWCAADPGWITGHSYIVYAPLILGTTSLMYEGAPTHPYPDRWWSLVAKYGVTILYTAPTAIRGLMRFGESWPEKHDLSSLRLLGTVGEPINPEAWRWYYRVIGKEKCPVMDTWWQTETGGFMITPMPCIPLKPGSATLPFPGVVVDVVDDDGNPVAANEEGFLVVKSPWPGMLRTILGDPDRYVHQYWSRFAEQGWYMPGDSARKDEDGYIWVIGRVDDVIKVSGYRLGTAEIESALVSHSAVAEAAVIGVPDELRGNIIKAYCILRQGWEGSEKLEQMLKEHVSHEMGPIAKPSTIDFVDGLPKTRSGKIMRRILKARALNQDVGDLSTLSD; translated from the coding sequence ATGGCAGACGATAAACAGATGGTTGGCGAAGTCTACTATCCGGCTCCAGAAGTGGTGGCCCAGGCACATATCCGCGACTATGATAAAGTTCACGCGGAAGCCTCCGCCGATCTGTCCAAATTTTGGGGCAAGATCGCGGCCGAAAACTTTGAATGGTATCAGCCCTGGGAAAGGACGCTGGATGACGACAACGCTCCCTTTTACAAATGGTACAAGGGCGCAAAAGTGAATATCATCCATAATGCGCTAGACCGGCACATGCGCACGGCCGTGCGCAACAAAGCCGCCCTTATCTTTGAAGGGGAAGCAGGTGATACGCGCGTTTACACCTACCAGCAGCTAAACTACGAAGTGTGTAAATTTGCCAGCGTCCTGCGATCCATGGGGGTTCACAAAGGCGATTGCGTTACCATTTACATGGGCCGCATCCCCGAATTGGTGATCGCTATGTTGGCCTGCGCCAAAGTTGGGGCCATGCACTCCGTGGTTTATGGCGGCTTCTCCACCGAAGCCTTGCACGAACGCATAGACGACAGCCGCTCTAAAGTCCTCATCACCTGCGATGGCGCCTGGCTGCGTGGTACCATTATCGAGCTGAAGAAAATCGCCAACGAAGCGGCTGAACGCTCGGAAATGGTGCAATCTATTATTTGCGTTAAGCGGACGGGAACGGCCGTAGACATGGTAGATGGGCGCGATTACTGGTATCACGACCTTATGGCCCTGGCGATTGCCGACCCCCACGCAGCCACCGAAGTTATGGATGCCGAAGACCCCCTTTTCATCTTATACACCTCTGGCACCACCGGCAAACCCAAAGCCATTTTGCACACACACGGCGGCTACATGGTCTGGACCGCCACCACTCTAAAGTGGGTGTTCGACATCAAGCCAGAAGATGTGTGGTGGTGCGCCGCCGATCCCGGCTGGATTACCGGCCACAGTTACATTGTCTACGCACCACTCATTTTAGGGACCACCAGTCTCATGTACGAAGGTGCGCCCACCCATCCATACCCGGACCGCTGGTGGTCGCTGGTTGCCAAATATGGCGTCACCATTCTCTACACCGCGCCCACCGCCATCCGCGGCCTCATGCGCTTTGGCGAAAGCTGGCCCGAAAAGCACGACTTGTCTTCCCTGCGCCTGCTTGGCACCGTCGGCGAACCCATCAACCCCGAAGCGTGGCGCTGGTATTACCGCGTCATCGGCAAAGAAAAATGCCCGGTCATGGACACCTGGTGGCAAACGGAAACGGGCGGTTTTATGATTACGCCCATGCCCTGCATCCCCCTGAAGCCCGGTTCGGCCACACTGCCATTCCCTGGCGTGGTCGTGGACGTGGTGGATGATGATGGCAACCCGGTTGCCGCCAATGAGGAGGGTTTCCTGGTGGTCAAGTCCCCCTGGCCGGGTATGCTGCGCACCATTTTGGGCGACCCCGACCGTTATGTCCACCAGTATTGGAGCCGTTTTGCCGAGCAGGGCTGGTATATGCCCGGCGACAGCGCCCGCAAAGACGAGGATGGTTATATTTGGGTCATTGGCCGGGTAGACGACGTGATCAAAGTGTCGGGTTATCGCCTGGGGACGGCCGAAATTGAAAGCGCCCTGGTCAGCCATTCGGCGGTGGCCGAAGCGGCCGTGATTGGCGTACCCGATGAACTGCGCGGCAACATTATCAAGGCATACTGCATTTTGCGGCAGGGTTGGGAAGGCAGCGAAAAACTGGAACAAATGCTCAAAGAGCATGTGTCCCACGAAATGGGACCAATTGCCAAGCCTTCGACAATTGACTTTGTAGATGGGCTGCCCAAAACACGCTCCGGCAAAATTATGCGGCGTATCTTAAAAGCGCGGGCTTTGAATCAGGACGTGGGGGATTTGTCTACGTTGTCGGATTAG
- a CDS encoding beta-phosphoglucomutase family hydrolase: MNQYEAFIFDMDGTLIDNMPYHIRAWLSLFAQLGLEMTEAEFHHRLSGKTNAETVREMLGTDAPTAEIARLTKQKELHYRAIYAPQLRPVAGLLAFLQRSRDAGLKTAVATSAGPDNITFILERLGLMETFTAVVGAHDVQNGKPHPDIFLTAAQRLRVDPAACLVFEDSHAGIEAARRAGMDVVVITTGLTDQEARAYPHVIHSAANYEMLPPGWLNGRKAIQHADAAISETDRPMARA, translated from the coding sequence ATGAACCAATACGAAGCCTTTATTTTTGATATGGATGGTACGCTGATTGACAACATGCCGTACCACATCCGAGCCTGGCTGTCGCTGTTTGCTCAATTGGGCCTGGAAATGACCGAAGCGGAGTTTCATCACCGGTTAAGCGGCAAGACCAATGCCGAAACGGTGCGTGAAATGTTGGGGACCGACGCGCCGACGGCGGAAATAGCGCGGCTCACCAAGCAGAAAGAGCTGCATTATCGGGCGATTTATGCGCCACAGCTACGGCCGGTGGCCGGGCTGCTGGCCTTTTTGCAGCGCAGTCGGGACGCGGGGTTGAAAACGGCCGTTGCCACTTCCGCCGGGCCGGACAACATCACGTTTATCCTGGAAAGGTTGGGATTGATGGAGACGTTTACGGCCGTTGTTGGCGCCCACGACGTGCAAAACGGCAAACCCCATCCCGACATCTTCCTGACAGCGGCGCAGCGGCTCCGGGTTGACCCGGCTGCTTGTCTGGTGTTTGAAGATTCCCACGCCGGCATCGAAGCCGCCCGCCGCGCCGGCATGGATGTGGTGGTTATCACCACCGGTCTGACAGACCAGGAAGCCCGCGCGTATCCCCACGTCATCCACAGCGCCGCCAATTATGAAATGCTGCCACCCGGCTGGCTGAACGGCCGTAAGGCGATTCAGCACGCCGACGCGGCGATAAGTGAAACAGATCGGCCAATGGCCAGGGCCTGA